One window from the genome of Ideonella sp. WA131b encodes:
- a CDS encoding ferritin-like domain-containing protein, with product MELRAAALEALQIAEPAAKVAATRSLFEARAGLAIDTTAALQPQAPPPGRPERPLLVAPKDVPRRSPFTREGRAALLHAVAHIEFNAINLALDAIWRFPGLPAAYYRDWLTVAAEEAHHFGLLAEHLTTLGCRYGDHAAHDGLWTMCERTALDATARMALVPRTLEARGLDATPPMQKKLAQAGDETAVRILGVILRDEVGHVAIGNRWYRWLCARDGLDPVAHDAVLAARHGAPVPKGPFNLEARAAAGFTADELDALGAPPRQGTLRA from the coding sequence ATGGAGCTTCGTGCCGCCGCCCTCGAGGCCTTGCAGATCGCCGAGCCTGCGGCCAAGGTCGCGGCCACGCGCTCGCTGTTCGAGGCGCGCGCCGGCCTCGCGATCGACACCACCGCTGCGCTGCAGCCGCAGGCCCCGCCGCCGGGCCGCCCCGAGCGCCCGCTGCTGGTCGCGCCCAAAGACGTGCCGCGTCGCTCTCCGTTCACGCGCGAGGGCCGCGCCGCGCTGCTGCACGCCGTGGCGCACATCGAGTTCAACGCCATCAACCTGGCGCTCGACGCGATCTGGCGCTTCCCGGGCCTGCCCGCGGCCTACTACCGCGACTGGCTCACCGTGGCCGCCGAAGAGGCCCACCACTTCGGCCTGCTGGCCGAGCACCTGACCACGCTCGGCTGCCGCTACGGCGACCATGCCGCGCACGACGGCCTGTGGACGATGTGCGAGCGGACCGCGCTGGATGCCACCGCGCGCATGGCGCTGGTGCCACGCACGCTGGAGGCGCGCGGCCTGGACGCCACGCCGCCGATGCAGAAGAAGCTCGCACAGGCCGGCGACGAGACTGCGGTGCGCATCCTCGGCGTGATCCTGCGCGACGAGGTCGGCCACGTCGCCATCGGCAACCGCTGGTACCGCTGGCTGTGCGCGCGCGACGGGCTCGACCCCGTGGCGCATGACGCGGTGCTCGCGGCACGCCACGGCGCGCCGGTGCCCAAGGGGCCGTTCAACCTCGAGGCACGCGCCGCCGCCGGCTTCACGGCCGACGAGCTCGACGCCCTCGGTGCGCCGCCTCGGCAAGGCACGCTCCGTGCGTGA
- a CDS encoding gamma carbonic anhydrase family protein, which translates to MAVYRLGEDTPQLHATAWVADGATVIGRVALGEGSSAWTGAVLRGDNEWITLGARCNVQEGAVLHTDMGHPLVLHDEVTVGHQAMLHGCVVGGGSLIGIQSVVLNGARIGRHCLVGAGAVVTEGKVFPDRSLILGAPAKAVRELADDEVARLRLSALSYVEKAQRHRATLERIA; encoded by the coding sequence ATGGCCGTCTACCGACTGGGTGAGGACACCCCGCAGCTCCACGCCACGGCCTGGGTGGCCGACGGCGCCACCGTCATCGGCCGCGTCGCCCTGGGCGAGGGCAGCAGCGCCTGGACCGGCGCTGTGCTGCGCGGCGACAACGAGTGGATCACGCTCGGCGCCCGCTGCAACGTGCAGGAAGGCGCCGTGCTGCACACCGACATGGGCCACCCGCTTGTGCTGCATGACGAGGTCACCGTCGGCCACCAGGCCATGCTGCACGGCTGCGTGGTGGGCGGGGGCTCGCTGATCGGCATCCAGTCGGTGGTGCTCAACGGTGCGCGCATCGGCCGCCATTGCCTGGTGGGGGCGGGCGCGGTGGTCACCGAGGGCAAGGTGTTCCCCGACCGCAGCCTGATCCTCGGCGCACCGGCCAAGGCGGTGCGCGAGCTTGCCGATGACGAGGTGGCGCGCTTGCGTCTGTCGGCGCTGAGTTACGTCGAGAAGGCACAGCGCCATCGCGCGACGCTTGAGCGCATCGCCTGA
- a CDS encoding Hsp33 family molecular chaperone HslO: MDTCLKFLFEGLPVRGLLVRLEGSWQEALARRAEPHPPELRGLLGEMAAAAVLMQANIKFNGALVLQVFGDGPVKLAVAEARPDLSFRATAKLVGTVPEGAQLEALLNVHGQGRCAITLDPKDRLPGQQPYQGVVPLHGDRREPLQRVEQVLEHYMLQSEQLDTRLVLAADDRVAAGLLIQRLPVEGEGNLEGQAALRNEDEIGIHEGFNRVAMLAATLTREELVGLDPQTVLRRLFWEESVRLFEPVTPRFACTCSRERVGGMLLGLGRDESDGLIAERGEVEVGCDFCGAVYRFDAVDVGGLFTPGRELPPGSAQVQ, from the coding sequence ATGGACACCTGCCTGAAGTTCCTGTTCGAGGGTCTGCCCGTGCGCGGCTTGCTGGTGCGGCTGGAGGGCAGCTGGCAAGAGGCTTTGGCGCGCCGCGCCGAGCCGCACCCGCCCGAGCTGCGCGGTCTGCTGGGCGAGATGGCTGCCGCGGCGGTGCTGATGCAGGCCAACATCAAGTTCAACGGCGCCTTGGTGTTGCAGGTGTTCGGCGACGGGCCGGTCAAGCTCGCGGTGGCCGAGGCGCGGCCCGACCTGAGCTTCCGCGCCACCGCCAAGCTCGTGGGCACCGTGCCGGAGGGCGCGCAGCTGGAGGCGCTGCTGAATGTGCACGGCCAGGGCCGCTGCGCCATCACGCTGGACCCGAAGGACCGCCTGCCCGGCCAGCAGCCTTACCAGGGCGTGGTGCCGCTGCACGGCGATCGGCGCGAGCCGTTGCAGCGTGTGGAGCAGGTGCTGGAGCACTACATGCTGCAGAGCGAGCAGCTCGACACGCGGCTGGTGCTGGCGGCCGACGATCGCGTGGCCGCCGGTCTGCTGATCCAGCGCCTGCCGGTGGAGGGCGAGGGCAACCTCGAGGGTCAGGCGGCCCTGCGCAACGAAGACGAGATCGGCATCCACGAGGGCTTCAACCGCGTCGCGATGCTGGCCGCCACGCTCACGCGCGAGGAGCTCGTCGGCCTGGACCCGCAGACCGTGCTGAGGCGCCTGTTCTGGGAGGAGTCGGTGCGCCTGTTCGAACCCGTCACGCCGCGCTTCGCCTGCACCTGCTCGCGTGAGCGCGTGGGTGGCATGCTGTTGGGCCTGGGCCGCGACGAAAGCGACGGGCTGATCGCCGAGCGCGGCGAGGTCGAGGTGGGCTGCGACTTCTGCGGCGCCGTCTACCGTTTCGACGCGGTGGACGTGGGCGGGCTGTTCACGCCCGGGCGCGAGCTGCCGCCGGGCAGCGCGCAGGTGCAGTAG
- a CDS encoding ATP-binding protein, producing the protein MPSSPCSVSWAGACGEGGWRSRPVAEPGACIAIVGAESTGKTTLAAVLAGRLHAAGHGRVAWVPEVLREWCDATGRTPRAHEQAAMLHAQHERIAEAAARHDWVVCDTTGLMTAVYSTLVFGDESLQARAAELHARTATATLLTALDLPWVPDGHQRDGPQVREPVDTLLRALMRRHGLVYSVVAGSGEQRVQQALAAVRPHLKAGSGGGLFTGLASGHAARARWACECCVPEAERALLRSRSAPPRRSG; encoded by the coding sequence ATGCCCTCTTCGCCGTGCTCAGTGTCGTGGGCTGGCGCGTGTGGCGAGGGCGGCTGGCGGAGCAGGCCCGTGGCTGAGCCGGGTGCTTGCATCGCCATCGTCGGCGCCGAAAGCACCGGCAAGACGACGCTGGCCGCGGTGCTTGCCGGGCGGCTACACGCCGCGGGCCACGGCCGCGTGGCCTGGGTGCCCGAGGTGCTGCGCGAGTGGTGCGACGCCACCGGCCGCACGCCGCGGGCCCACGAGCAGGCCGCGATGCTGCACGCACAACACGAGCGCATCGCCGAAGCCGCGGCCAGGCACGACTGGGTGGTGTGCGACACCACCGGGCTGATGACGGCCGTCTACAGCACGCTGGTGTTCGGCGACGAGAGTCTGCAGGCCCGCGCCGCCGAACTGCACGCCCGCACCGCCACGGCCACGCTGCTGACGGCGCTGGACCTGCCCTGGGTGCCAGACGGCCACCAGCGCGACGGCCCGCAGGTGCGCGAGCCGGTGGACACGCTGCTGCGCGCGCTGATGCGCCGCCACGGCCTGGTCTACAGCGTCGTGGCCGGCAGCGGCGAGCAGCGCGTGCAGCAGGCGCTGGCCGCCGTGCGGCCCCATCTGAAGGCCGGGTCGGGCGGCGGCCTGTTCACGGGCCTGGCGTCCGGCCATGCGGCGCGCGCGCGCTGGGCCTGCGAGTGCTGCGTGCCCGAGGCCGAGCGCGCGTTGCTGCGGAGCAGGTCTGCCCCACCCCGCCGTTCGGGCTGA
- the pnuC gene encoding nicotinamide riboside transporter PnuC: MLETLLAAARPWLAPVFTLWGSPLTGLEIVAFVVALAMVVANVRVHWVAWPLAIASSLMYALLFADARLYGVAGLQFAFVAVALWGWWQWLRGKGDGGAPLVVHRLPRRAWAPVIGATLAGWVGLALLLDHATDSPVPWFDALPTAASITGQLLLARKCLESWPTWLAVNILSVALFAYKALWLAAVLYALFAVLSVVGWRVWRGRLAEQARG, encoded by the coding sequence GTGCTCGAGACGCTGCTCGCTGCGGCGCGGCCGTGGCTGGCGCCGGTCTTCACGCTGTGGGGCAGCCCGCTGACCGGGCTGGAGATCGTGGCCTTTGTTGTGGCCCTGGCCATGGTGGTGGCCAACGTGCGTGTGCACTGGGTGGCGTGGCCGCTGGCCATCGCCAGCTCGCTGATGTACGCCCTGCTCTTCGCCGACGCCCGGCTGTATGGCGTGGCCGGACTGCAGTTCGCCTTCGTGGCGGTCGCGCTGTGGGGCTGGTGGCAGTGGCTGCGCGGCAAGGGTGACGGCGGCGCGCCGCTGGTGGTGCACCGGCTGCCACGCCGAGCCTGGGCACCCGTGATCGGTGCCACGCTGGCCGGCTGGGTGGGGCTCGCGCTGCTGCTGGACCACGCCACCGACAGCCCCGTGCCCTGGTTCGACGCGCTGCCCACGGCGGCCAGCATCACCGGGCAGTTGCTGCTGGCGCGCAAGTGCCTGGAGAGCTGGCCCACCTGGCTGGCCGTCAACATCCTGAGCGTGGCGCTGTTCGCCTACAAGGCACTGTGGCTGGCGGCCGTGTTGTATGCCCTCTTCGCCGTGCTCAGTGTCGTGGGCTGGCGCGTGTGGCGAGGGCGGCTGGCGGAGCAGGCCCGTGGCTGA
- the ftsB gene encoding cell division protein FtsB has translation MRWTPLVLGGLLLVVQADLWFGKGNLPYVISLREQLAGQQAANELARERNARVAAEVGDLRDGLEMVEEKARSELGMVRPDEVFVQLNAPRTNKPPAPPR, from the coding sequence ATGCGCTGGACGCCGCTGGTGCTGGGCGGACTGTTGCTGGTGGTGCAGGCCGACCTGTGGTTTGGCAAGGGCAACCTGCCCTACGTGATCAGCCTGCGCGAGCAGTTGGCCGGGCAGCAGGCCGCCAACGAGTTGGCACGTGAGCGCAATGCCCGTGTGGCCGCCGAGGTGGGCGATCTGCGCGACGGCTTGGAGATGGTGGAAGAGAAGGCGCGCAGCGAGCTGGGCATGGTGCGACCGGACGAGGTCTTCGTGCAGCTGAACGCGCCACGCACGAACAAGCCGCCTGCGCCGCCGCGCTAG
- the eno gene encoding phosphopyruvate hydratase, whose amino-acid sequence MSAIVDIVGREILDSRGNPTVECDVLLESGTMGRAAVPSGASTGSREAIELRDGDKSRYLGKGVLKAVEHINTEISESVMGLDASEQAFLDKTLIDLDGTENKSRLGANATLAVSMAVARAAAEESGLPLYRYFGGMGRMSLPVPMMNVINGGAHANNNLDLQELMIIPVGAPSFREAVRYGAEVFHALKKIIDTKGMSTAVGDEGGFAPSVASHEAAIQLILEAIDKAGYTAGTQIALGLDCAASEFYKDGKYHLEGEGLTLTHAEWTDILATWCDKYPIVSIEDGMHEGDWDGWAHLTEKLGKKVQLVGDDLFVTNTKILQEGISRGIANSILIKINQIGTLSETFSAIELAKRAGYTAVISHRSGETEDSTIADIAVATNAGQIKTGSMSRSDRMAKYNQLLRIEEDLGEVASYPGRSAFYNLR is encoded by the coding sequence ATGAGTGCGATCGTCGACATCGTCGGCCGCGAGATCCTGGACAGCCGAGGAAACCCCACGGTCGAGTGCGACGTGCTGCTGGAAAGCGGCACGATGGGCCGCGCGGCCGTGCCCAGCGGTGCGTCCACCGGCAGCCGCGAGGCCATCGAACTGCGCGACGGCGACAAGAGCCGCTACCTCGGCAAGGGCGTGCTCAAGGCGGTTGAGCACATCAACACCGAGATCAGCGAGTCGGTGATGGGCCTGGATGCCTCCGAGCAGGCGTTCCTGGACAAGACCCTGATCGACCTCGACGGCACCGAGAACAAGAGCCGCCTGGGTGCCAACGCCACGCTGGCCGTGAGCATGGCCGTGGCACGCGCCGCGGCCGAGGAATCGGGTCTGCCCCTGTACCGCTACTTCGGCGGCATGGGCCGCATGAGCCTGCCGGTGCCGATGATGAACGTCATCAACGGCGGCGCGCACGCCAACAACAACCTTGACCTCCAGGAGCTGATGATCATCCCCGTGGGCGCTCCGAGCTTCCGCGAGGCGGTGCGCTACGGCGCCGAGGTGTTCCATGCGCTGAAGAAGATCATCGACACCAAGGGCATGAGCACGGCCGTGGGCGACGAGGGCGGTTTCGCGCCCAGCGTGGCCAGCCACGAGGCGGCCATCCAGCTCATCCTGGAGGCCATCGACAAGGCCGGCTACACCGCCGGCACGCAGATCGCGCTCGGCCTGGACTGCGCCGCCAGCGAGTTCTACAAGGACGGCAAGTACCACCTCGAGGGCGAGGGCCTGACGCTCACGCACGCCGAGTGGACCGACATCCTGGCCACCTGGTGCGACAAGTACCCCATCGTGAGCATCGAGGACGGCATGCACGAGGGCGACTGGGACGGCTGGGCCCACCTGACCGAAAAACTCGGCAAGAAGGTGCAGCTGGTGGGCGACGACCTGTTCGTCACCAACACCAAGATCCTGCAGGAGGGCATCTCGCGCGGCATCGCGAACTCCATCCTCATCAAGATCAACCAGATCGGCACGCTGAGCGAGACTTTCTCCGCCATCGAGCTGGCCAAGCGCGCCGGCTACACCGCCGTCATCAGCCACCGCTCGGGCGAGACCGAGGACAGCACCATCGCCGACATCGCGGTGGCCACGAACGCCGGGCAGATCAAGACCGGTTCGATGAGCCGCTCCGACCGCATGGCCAAGTACAACCAGTTGCTGCGCATCGAGGAAGACCTGGGGGAGGTCGCCAGCTATCCGGGCCGCAGCGCCTTCTACAACCTCAGGTAG
- a CDS encoding DUF1330 domain-containing protein, translating into MPAAYLIVESQITDPEQFKRYMAQAPEAVKAFGGEYLVRGGRQHVLEGDWQPPRLTVLRFPDFDAAKTMYDSPSYVQARALRAGATAMFNMVIVEGV; encoded by the coding sequence ATGCCCGCCGCCTACCTGATCGTCGAGTCCCAGATCACCGACCCCGAGCAGTTCAAGCGCTACATGGCTCAGGCCCCCGAAGCCGTCAAGGCCTTCGGTGGGGAATACCTCGTGCGCGGCGGCCGCCAGCACGTGCTCGAAGGCGACTGGCAGCCGCCGCGTCTGACGGTGCTGCGCTTCCCTGACTTCGACGCCGCCAAGACGATGTATGACAGCCCGTCCTATGTGCAGGCCCGTGCGCTGCGCGCCGGGGCCACGGCGATGTTCAACATGGTCATCGTCGAGGGCGTGTAG
- the kdsA gene encoding 3-deoxy-8-phosphooctulonate synthase, whose translation MKLCGYDVGLERPFFLIAGPCVVESEQMQMDTAGHLKEITSALGIPFIFKSSYDKANRSSDSGFRGLGTERGLEILAQVRRELQVPVITDVHDEAQVAAAAAVVDVLQTPALLSRQTDFIQAVARSGKPVNIKKGQFMAPGDMKNVIHKARAAARAAGLEEDNFMACERGVSFGYNNLVSDMRSLMIMRETNAPVVFDATHSVQLPGGNGTSSGGVREFVPLLARAAIAVGVAGVFMETHPDPRNALCDGPNAVPLKHMKALLEQLLALDRVVKSQPLLENDFSC comes from the coding sequence ATGAAGCTCTGCGGATACGACGTCGGCCTCGAGCGGCCCTTTTTCCTGATCGCCGGGCCCTGCGTGGTCGAGAGCGAACAGATGCAGATGGACACCGCCGGGCACCTGAAGGAGATCACTTCGGCGCTGGGCATACCCTTCATCTTCAAGAGCAGCTATGACAAGGCCAACCGCAGCAGCGACAGCGGCTTCCGCGGCCTGGGCACCGAGCGCGGCCTGGAGATCCTGGCCCAGGTGCGCCGCGAGCTGCAGGTGCCCGTGATCACCGACGTGCACGACGAAGCCCAGGTGGCTGCTGCCGCTGCCGTGGTGGACGTGCTGCAGACCCCGGCCCTGCTGAGCCGCCAGACCGACTTCATCCAGGCCGTGGCCCGCAGTGGCAAGCCGGTGAACATCAAGAAGGGCCAGTTCATGGCCCCGGGCGACATGAAGAACGTCATCCACAAGGCCCGCGCCGCAGCGCGTGCCGCGGGCCTGGAAGAAGACAACTTCATGGCTTGCGAACGCGGGGTGAGCTTCGGCTACAACAACCTCGTTTCCGACATGCGCAGTCTGATGATCATGCGCGAGACGAATGCGCCGGTCGTGTTCGACGCCACCCACAGCGTGCAGTTGCCGGGCGGCAATGGCACCAGTTCCGGCGGCGTGCGCGAGTTCGTGCCCTTGCTGGCCCGCGCGGCCATCGCGGTGGGCGTGGCTGGCGTCTTCATGGAAACGCACCCGGACCCGCGCAACGCCCTGTGCGACGGCCCCAACGCCGTGCCGCTGAAGCACATGAAGGCGCTGCTGGAGCAACTGCTGGCGCTGGACCGCGTGGTCAAGAGCCAGCCGCTGCTCGAAAACGACTTCTCCTGCTGA
- a CDS encoding CTP synthase has translation MTKFVFVTGGVVSSLGKGIAAASLAAILESRGLRVTLIKLDPYLNVDPGTMSPFQHGEVFVTDDGAETDLDLGHYERFITTRMKKSNNFTTGQIYKSVLEKERRGDYLGKTVQVIPHVTNEIQEFVRRGAEAQAVDVAIVEIGGTVGDIESLPFLEAVRQMSLKLGPTNSAFVHLTYVPYIAAAGELKTKPTQHTVQKLREIGIQPDVLLCRADRPIPDDEREKISLFTNVAQHGVISMPDVDTIYKVPRVLHEQGLDELICMKLQQLTRPTDLRRWDSLVHEVQRPAHTVTIAMCGKYTDLSDSYKSLNEALRHAGIHNHAKVQIEYVDAETLTPATGAQLARYDAILVPGGFGKRGIEGKIIAAQYAREHGIPYLGICLGMQVATIEYARHMAGLAGANSTEFEPECEHPVIALIEEWKDRDGSIQKRTARSDLGGTMRLGAQSSDVKVGTLAHQIYGPVVTERHRHRYEANVNYLERLQRAGLVISALTQSERLTEIVELPRDQHPWFMGVQFHPEFKSTPWGGHPLFTSYVKAALEHQARKGSGTPAPQEWTLA, from the coding sequence ATGACCAAGTTCGTGTTCGTCACCGGCGGCGTGGTGTCCTCGCTGGGCAAGGGCATCGCGGCGGCTTCGCTGGCCGCCATCCTCGAGTCGCGGGGCCTCAGGGTCACCCTCATCAAGCTCGACCCCTACCTCAACGTCGACCCGGGCACCATGAGCCCGTTCCAGCACGGTGAGGTCTTCGTCACCGATGACGGCGCTGAGACCGACCTTGACCTGGGCCACTACGAGCGCTTCATCACCACGCGGATGAAGAAGAGCAACAACTTCACCACCGGCCAGATCTACAAGAGCGTGCTCGAGAAGGAGCGCCGCGGCGACTACCTCGGCAAGACGGTGCAGGTGATCCCGCACGTCACCAACGAGATCCAGGAGTTCGTGCGACGCGGCGCCGAAGCGCAGGCCGTGGACGTGGCCATCGTCGAGATCGGCGGCACCGTGGGTGACATCGAGAGCCTGCCCTTCCTGGAGGCCGTCCGCCAGATGAGCCTGAAGCTCGGGCCCACGAACAGCGCCTTCGTGCATCTCACGTACGTGCCCTACATCGCCGCCGCGGGCGAGCTCAAGACCAAGCCGACGCAGCACACGGTGCAGAAGCTGCGCGAGATCGGCATCCAGCCCGACGTGCTGCTGTGCCGCGCCGACCGCCCCATCCCGGACGACGAGCGCGAGAAGATCAGCCTGTTCACCAACGTGGCGCAGCACGGCGTGATCTCCATGCCCGACGTCGACACCATCTACAAGGTGCCGCGCGTTCTGCACGAGCAGGGCCTGGACGAGCTGATCTGCATGAAGCTGCAGCAGCTCACGCGGCCGACCGACCTGAGGCGCTGGGACAGCCTGGTGCACGAGGTGCAGCGCCCGGCGCACACGGTCACCATCGCGATGTGCGGCAAGTACACCGACCTGTCCGACTCGTACAAGAGCCTCAACGAGGCATTGCGCCACGCCGGCATCCACAACCATGCCAAGGTGCAGATCGAGTACGTCGACGCCGAGACGCTGACGCCCGCGACAGGCGCGCAGCTGGCCCGGTACGACGCCATCCTCGTGCCCGGCGGCTTCGGCAAGCGCGGCATCGAGGGCAAGATCATCGCCGCACAGTACGCCCGCGAGCATGGCATCCCCTATCTGGGCATCTGCCTGGGCATGCAGGTGGCCACCATTGAGTACGCGCGCCACATGGCCGGCCTGGCCGGCGCCAACAGCACGGAGTTCGAGCCCGAGTGCGAGCACCCGGTGATCGCGCTGATCGAGGAATGGAAGGACCGCGACGGCAGCATCCAGAAGCGAACGGCCCGCTCCGACCTCGGCGGCACCATGCGCCTGGGCGCGCAGAGCTCCGACGTCAAGGTCGGCACGCTGGCCCACCAGATCTACGGCCCCGTGGTCACCGAGCGGCACCGCCACCGCTACGAGGCCAACGTGAACTACCTCGAGCGGCTGCAGCGGGCCGGCCTGGTGATCAGCGCGCTGACACAAAGCGAAAGGCTCACCGAGATCGTCGAGCTGCCGCGCGACCAGCACCCGTGGTTCATGGGCGTGCAGTTCCACCCCGAGTTCAAGAGCACGCCCTGGGGCGGCCACCCACTGTTCACCAGCTACGTGAAGGCCGCGCTCGAGCACCAGGCGCGCAAAGGCAGCGGCACGCCTGCGCCGCAGGAATGGACCCTGGCATGA
- a CDS encoding TonB-dependent receptor gives MAILCAAGFPAAAETVVVTGSREPLPLLRLAADVAVIEGDVLRDTRADSLADLLRREAGLQISRSGGPGQSTGLFIRGAASQQTLVLVDGVRIGSATLGSTALESLGLTGIERVEVLRGPGSSLFGADAVGGVVNVITRSGEAGSGLDARLAAGGFDAREASGGWRGRVGPLSLAVALAREQDDGVSAITPGDRFGSHNPDRDGHARDSAQLRLGFEPAPGQRLGLTLLRTELDTRYDAAVYRPPSFAPDASPDFRTRLDTQVQAVDWRGRLGAGLTASLRMARSTDDNRSGAAGEDRFHTERRHVQAQLAWRAGEALHAVVALEQQDDEASSTSYLAPVSRRNRAVAMEATGSAGAWAWQADLRRDDASDHGAETTGRLGGSLALGAGWRLRALVGSSFRAPSFNDLVFPGYGVPGLKAERGRSAELGAGWKSHRAELAVTTWRNHVNDLVAYEPDAARCPPGPAYAFGCAANVAQARLSGTTVSASQTLGRLQWRAQIDALRARDGLTGAKLPRRADTQATLAADWRVGGWTLGASVAHLGDRPDGAAELAAETTLDLAATWRLAPGWQLTARLDNATDEARVPARDYQGLGRQAWLVLRWSLGAGAAQ, from the coding sequence GTGGCCATCCTGTGTGCGGCCGGGTTCCCGGCGGCGGCGGAGACCGTCGTCGTCACCGGCAGCCGCGAGCCGCTGCCGTTGCTGCGTCTGGCCGCCGATGTGGCCGTGATTGAGGGCGATGTGCTGCGCGACACCCGCGCCGACTCGCTGGCGGACCTGCTGCGCCGCGAGGCCGGCCTGCAGATCTCGCGCAGCGGTGGCCCCGGGCAGAGCACGGGCCTGTTCATCCGTGGCGCGGCGTCGCAGCAGACGCTGGTGCTGGTGGATGGCGTGCGGATCGGCTCGGCCACGCTGGGCAGCACGGCGCTGGAGTCGCTGGGCCTGACCGGCATCGAGCGCGTGGAGGTGCTGCGCGGCCCGGGTTCCAGCCTCTTCGGCGCCGATGCCGTGGGCGGCGTCGTCAATGTCATCACGCGCAGCGGCGAAGCCGGCAGCGGCCTCGACGCCCGCTTGGCCGCCGGCGGTTTTGACGCGCGCGAGGCCTCGGGCGGCTGGCGCGGGCGCGTCGGCCCCCTGAGCCTCGCGGTGGCGCTGGCGCGCGAGCAGGATGACGGTGTCTCGGCGATCACACCCGGCGACCGCTTCGGCAGCCACAACCCCGACCGCGACGGCCACGCGCGCGACAGCGCGCAGCTGCGCCTGGGCTTCGAGCCGGCGCCGGGCCAGCGGCTGGGCCTGACGCTGCTGCGCACGGAGCTGGACACGCGGTACGACGCGGCCGTGTACCGGCCGCCGAGCTTCGCGCCCGACGCCTCGCCCGACTTCCGCACAAGGCTCGACACCCAGGTGCAGGCGGTGGACTGGCGCGGCCGTCTGGGGGCCGGCCTCACGGCCAGCCTGCGCATGGCGCGCAGCACCGACGACAACCGCAGCGGCGCTGCCGGTGAGGACCGCTTCCACACCGAGCGCCGCCACGTGCAGGCGCAGCTGGCCTGGCGTGCGGGCGAGGCGCTGCACGCGGTGGTGGCGCTGGAGCAGCAGGACGACGAGGCCAGCTCCACCAGCTACCTCGCCCCGGTGTCGCGGCGCAACCGCGCCGTGGCGATGGAGGCCACCGGCAGCGCCGGTGCCTGGGCCTGGCAGGCCGACCTGCGCCGCGATGACGCCAGCGACCACGGCGCCGAGACCACCGGTCGCCTCGGCGGCAGCCTCGCGCTTGGCGCCGGGTGGCGGCTGCGTGCGCTGGTGGGCAGCAGCTTCCGGGCGCCGAGTTTCAACGACCTGGTCTTCCCGGGTTATGGGGTGCCGGGCCTGAAGGCGGAGCGTGGCCGCAGCGCCGAGCTGGGCGCAGGCTGGAAGAGTCACCGCGCCGAGTTGGCCGTGACGACATGGCGCAACCACGTCAACGATCTCGTGGCCTACGAGCCGGACGCCGCGCGCTGCCCGCCTGGACCGGCCTACGCCTTCGGCTGTGCGGCCAACGTGGCCCAGGCGCGGCTGTCGGGCACCACGGTGTCGGCCTCGCAGACGCTGGGCCGGTTGCAGTGGCGCGCGCAGATCGATGCGCTACGGGCGCGCGATGGCCTGACCGGCGCGAAGCTGCCGCGACGTGCCGACACCCAGGCCACGCTGGCCGCCGACTGGCGCGTGGGCGGGTGGACGCTCGGGGCCAGCGTGGCCCACCTGGGCGATCGACCTGATGGTGCCGCCGAGCTCGCGGCCGAGACGACGCTGGACTTGGCCGCCACCTGGCGACTGGCTCCGGGCTGGCAGCTGACGGCGCGCCTGGACAACGCCACCGACGAGGCCCGGGTGCCGGCGCGCGACTACCAGGGTCTGGGCCGCCAGGCCTGGCTGGTGCTGCGCTGGAGCCTGGGGGCGGGAGCGGCGCAGTGA